The proteins below are encoded in one region of Flavobacterium sp. IMCC34852:
- a CDS encoding RagB/SusD family nutrient uptake outer membrane protein yields MKKLKLFSICILFFGTLSCTEDLNTEPLVELSLQQLLQEDPNAITGIMSKLYGSFALSGANGPGSSDISDDAGESPFLRGIINLQEFTADGMKNRWGDDGLDQLTTTSNWDANNKFFRYLYNRAFYTIPQCNNLLAVLSSVDVPNKEAVVSEVRFLRSLAYFYLIDCFGKGVLLTEDNLGSGTPLPQSSRQELFNFVESELLAIENTLPTTNEYGRANKAVGRMLLSKLYINAEVYTGTPKYTEALTFISKVINEGGYTLDPNFQHIFSGDNNTSPEIIYPLIADALVSQSYGNTTYLVNGSLNSATMTLSDYGATDGWGGHRATKAWYGLFGASAGELASSPDQRAHLFWTSGHTYEMTDYREWENGYPSTKFRNSNFFSSSSPTSFSSTDFPLYRLADAYLMYAECVVRGAGGGSISQAVDYVNQVRTRAGANTISAGDLTLDFILDERGRELMFEGHRRTDLIRFDKFTGGSYLWPWKGNTLNGASISTTYKLFPIPQQALEANPNLTQNPGY; encoded by the coding sequence ATGAAAAAATTAAAATTGTTTAGCATCTGTATTCTCTTCTTTGGGACATTGTCATGTACCGAAGATTTAAATACAGAACCTTTAGTAGAATTATCGCTTCAACAGTTGTTGCAAGAAGATCCAAACGCTATTACGGGTATTATGTCAAAACTGTATGGTTCATTTGCACTTTCAGGGGCTAATGGCCCGGGAAGTTCAGATATCAGTGATGACGCAGGAGAATCGCCTTTTTTGAGAGGAATTATCAATCTTCAGGAATTTACTGCAGACGGAATGAAAAACAGATGGGGTGACGATGGATTAGATCAGTTAACCACAACATCTAATTGGGATGCCAATAACAAGTTTTTCAGATACTTATATAACAGAGCTTTCTACACTATTCCGCAATGTAATAACTTATTAGCGGTGTTGTCCAGTGTTGATGTTCCTAACAAAGAAGCTGTTGTAAGTGAAGTTAGATTTTTAAGAAGTTTAGCTTATTTTTATTTGATTGACTGTTTTGGGAAAGGGGTTTTATTAACCGAGGACAACTTAGGTAGCGGAACACCATTGCCTCAATCATCAAGACAAGAGTTGTTCAACTTTGTTGAGTCAGAATTGTTGGCCATTGAGAATACTTTGCCAACTACCAATGAGTATGGTAGAGCTAATAAAGCAGTGGGTAGAATGTTATTGTCAAAATTGTACATTAATGCAGAAGTTTATACAGGTACGCCTAAATACACTGAAGCTCTTACCTTCATCTCTAAAGTGATCAATGAAGGAGGCTATACTTTGGATCCAAATTTTCAACACATTTTTTCAGGAGATAACAATACTTCGCCTGAAATTATTTACCCTTTAATTGCTGACGCTTTAGTGAGTCAAAGTTATGGTAATACTACTTATTTGGTAAATGGAAGTTTGAACTCTGCTACAATGACTTTGTCTGATTACGGAGCAACTGACGGATGGGGTGGTCACAGAGCTACAAAAGCTTGGTATGGTTTATTTGGTGCTAGCGCTGGTGAATTAGCTTCTTCTCCTGACCAAAGAGCACATTTGTTTTGGACATCCGGACATACTTATGAAATGACTGATTACAGAGAATGGGAGAATGGATATCCTTCGACTAAATTTAGAAACTCTAACTTTTTCTCTAGTTCTTCACCAACTTCTTTTTCAAGCACTGATTTCCCTTTATACAGATTAGCAGATGCTTATTTAATGTATGCTGAATGTGTTGTTAGAGGAGCAGGAGGAGGATCAATTTCTCAAGCCGTTGACTATGTGAATCAAGTTAGAACAAGAGCCGGTGCTAATACCATTAGCGCAGGAGATTTGACCTTAGATTTTATTTTAGACGAAAGAGGAAGAGAATTGATGTTTGAAGGACACAGAAGAACGGATCTTATTCGTTTTGATAAATTTACAGGAGGTAGTTATTTGTGGCCATGGAAAGGAAACACTTTAAATGGTGCTTCAATTTCTACTACTTACAAACTTTTCCCTATCCCTCAACAAGCTTTAGAAGCCAATCCAAATTTAACTCAGAACCCAGGTTATTAA
- a CDS encoding SusE domain-containing protein, translating to MKKILKISSLAFLLIAGVACENDDQTIAQAVGGPELITPASGTEYELSPANETNEATTLVWNHADYDVQTEVNYEVQVALAGTDFAEVISGGTTTNRFFTWSVAALNQVAIDAGLTPYTPGNLDVRVRGTLGANAEMESFSNVITITVTAYTTELPKLAVPGNHQGWDPPTAPRIASSGFGETDYEGYVWLDGAFKFVGPNAAGAFAWGNTDWGDDGSFSGVLAESGESDITATAGYYRVTANTTTLLYNIVPTNWGIVGAATAGGWDNSTPLTYNATTKKWEGTIVMTAGAYKFRANNAWDINLGADSDLDGSMNYGGPDLTVDADGTYNVVLDLSNPRQYTYSVTLQ from the coding sequence ATGAAAAAAATATTAAAAATATCTAGTTTAGCTTTCTTGTTAATAGCAGGAGTTGCTTGTGAAAATGATGATCAAACAATAGCTCAGGCTGTAGGTGGGCCAGAATTAATTACTCCGGCTTCAGGAACAGAGTATGAATTGTCTCCGGCCAATGAAACCAACGAAGCTACAACTTTAGTTTGGAATCATGCCGATTATGATGTTCAAACAGAAGTAAATTATGAAGTTCAAGTAGCGTTAGCCGGAACAGACTTCGCTGAAGTTATCTCTGGTGGAACTACCACTAACAGATTTTTTACTTGGTCAGTTGCTGCTTTAAATCAAGTGGCTATAGATGCAGGTTTGACACCATACACTCCGGGAAATTTAGATGTTAGAGTAAGAGGAACTTTAGGCGCTAATGCTGAAATGGAGAGTTTTTCTAATGTTATTACCATAACAGTAACAGCCTACACTACTGAGTTGCCTAAATTGGCAGTTCCGGGTAATCACCAAGGTTGGGATCCTCCGACAGCTCCAAGAATTGCTTCTTCAGGATTTGGAGAAACTGATTACGAAGGATATGTTTGGTTAGATGGAGCATTTAAATTTGTTGGACCTAATGCAGCCGGTGCCTTTGCTTGGGGTAATACGGATTGGGGTGATGATGGTTCTTTCTCAGGTGTGCTTGCAGAATCAGGAGAATCAGATATCACTGCTACTGCAGGTTATTACAGAGTAACTGCTAATACCACTACTTTATTATACAATATTGTACCAACCAATTGGGGAATTGTAGGAGCTGCAACCGCTGGAGGTTGGGATAATAGTACACCTTTGACTTACAATGCAACTACCAAGAAATGGGAAGGAACAATTGTTATGACTGCCGGAGCTTACAAGTTCAGAGCTAATAATGCTTGGGATATTAACTTAGGTGCAGACTCAGATTTAGATGGTTCAATGAACTATGGTGGACCGGATTTAACTGTTGATGCTGACGGTACCTACAATGTTGTTTTAGATTTAAGTAATCCAAGACAATATACCTATTCTGTGACACTTCAATAA
- a CDS encoding alpha-amylase family glycosyl hydrolase, translated as MKNFILFLFAVLVGNSSFAQVSWQGGSNPDATAAATILFDKTGTGLATYTGTIYAHTGLTVNGTPWQNVKGSWGNNTTQPALTLVSGNIYKLDLTPTILQYYNVTSGSVTKVNMVFRNAAGNAQTVDLTLDVGAFQAALVTPVENSNTIINSGQSLTITANNTNGTANYNLLANGVSIHTFSGTSYNYTDPNITANKTYELQITQGATFFSKTFGVIVNAGTTNETMASGLEDGINYNSSDATKATLVLDAPGKDFVYLAGSFNNWQPGTNYLMKKDPGTGKFWLELTGLTSGQQYTYQYWVVDATPTTNSPAVVKTADPYSTLVLSPFDDPYIPATSYPNLPTYPAGQSREVTVLQTGQTPYNWSSATINFVKPKKEDLVVYEVLVRDFDADRNYQDLIDKIDYFKNLKVNAIQLMPVMEFEGNESWGYNTSFHLALDKFYGNADKFKEFIDLCHQNGIAVILDLALNHAFGRNPMVRMWMKDADGDGWGDPAADNPYFNEFAKHSYSVGSDFNHASARTKYYTKRVIKQWIQEFKIDGFRWDLTKGFTQACSGGDDTCTNAYQADRVAVLKEYADYSWLLDPTHYAIFEHLGGDSEEQQWANYRIGETPSKGIMMWGELHEAYKQLTMGYSTNADITRMGHVSRGFSGKRLLGYPESHDKDRLVYEAVTFGNGGGTAPPLNNLNNAVARMSAIGALSILVPGPKMIWHFAELGMNNSIYTCENGTVNSESDVTTGDCKLATKPQPQWVNNWLTMTTPNRQQVYNDWKRLIQMKIEEQVFEGDYAISPDGNNIRQRIYVYDNSLPSTQLKNVVIIANMSVAAQNINPSFPYTGNWYNLMDNTPYNVTNTTATINLPPGGFRVYGNQPVALAANDFEVANQVSLYPNPTSGTFNIKGQVAKVEIYSITGQRVKSFENISSEDYQFDINELNSGVYLVKAIDANNNSSTMKLIKQ; from the coding sequence ATGAAAAACTTTATTTTATTTCTTTTTGCTGTCCTTGTTGGAAATTCATCTTTTGCCCAAGTTTCTTGGCAAGGTGGTTCCAATCCCGATGCAACAGCTGCAGCTACCATACTGTTCGATAAAACAGGTACAGGTTTAGCTACTTACACCGGAACAATATACGCCCACACAGGGTTAACGGTAAACGGAACTCCTTGGCAAAATGTAAAAGGGTCTTGGGGTAATAATACTACACAACCGGCGCTGACTTTGGTTTCGGGTAATATTTATAAATTAGACTTAACTCCAACAATACTTCAGTATTACAATGTAACATCCGGTTCGGTGACCAAGGTTAATATGGTTTTCAGAAATGCAGCCGGTAATGCACAAACGGTAGATTTGACTTTGGATGTAGGTGCTTTTCAGGCGGCTTTAGTAACTCCGGTTGAAAATAGTAATACTATTATTAATAGTGGTCAAAGTTTGACTATAACAGCTAATAATACAAATGGTACGGCTAATTATAACTTGTTGGCGAATGGAGTTAGTATCCATACTTTTTCAGGAACAAGCTATAATTATACCGATCCAAATATTACGGCTAACAAAACTTATGAACTGCAAATTACACAAGGCGCTACCTTCTTTTCAAAAACTTTCGGCGTTATTGTAAACGCAGGAACTACCAATGAAACAATGGCGTCCGGTCTCGAGGATGGAATCAATTATAATTCATCCGACGCCACTAAAGCTACACTTGTTCTGGACGCACCGGGGAAAGATTTTGTTTACCTAGCCGGAAGTTTTAACAACTGGCAACCGGGAACTAATTATTTGATGAAAAAAGACCCCGGAACAGGAAAGTTTTGGTTAGAATTAACCGGATTAACCTCGGGTCAACAATATACTTATCAATATTGGGTAGTGGATGCTACACCAACAACCAATTCACCGGCAGTTGTAAAAACAGCTGACCCTTATTCAACTTTAGTATTATCTCCTTTTGATGACCCCTATATTCCGGCGACTTCTTATCCTAACTTGCCAACTTATCCGGCCGGACAATCAAGAGAAGTTACTGTTTTGCAAACCGGTCAAACACCTTACAACTGGAGCTCAGCCACTATCAATTTCGTAAAACCAAAAAAAGAAGATTTAGTGGTTTATGAAGTTTTAGTAAGAGATTTTGATGCCGATAGAAATTACCAAGATTTAATCGATAAAATTGACTATTTCAAAAATCTAAAAGTCAATGCTATCCAATTGATGCCGGTAATGGAATTCGAGGGAAATGAAAGCTGGGGATACAATACCTCTTTCCATTTGGCTTTGGATAAATTCTATGGTAACGCTGATAAGTTTAAAGAGTTTATCGATTTATGCCACCAAAACGGTATAGCAGTTATTCTGGATTTAGCTTTAAATCATGCTTTCGGAAGAAATCCTATGGTTAGAATGTGGATGAAAGATGCTGATGGTGACGGCTGGGGTGATCCGGCTGCCGATAATCCTTATTTTAATGAGTTTGCCAAACATAGTTATAGTGTTGGCTCCGATTTCAATCACGCTTCAGCAAGAACGAAATATTATACCAAAAGAGTCATTAAACAATGGATACAAGAATTTAAAATTGATGGTTTCCGTTGGGATTTAACCAAAGGATTTACCCAAGCTTGTTCCGGTGGTGATGATACATGTACTAACGCCTATCAAGCTGACCGTGTCGCTGTTCTTAAAGAATATGCTGATTACTCTTGGCTATTAGACCCAACTCACTATGCTATTTTTGAACATTTAGGAGGTGACAGTGAAGAACAACAATGGGCCAATTACCGTATAGGTGAAACACCAAGTAAAGGAATCATGATGTGGGGCGAATTACACGAAGCCTACAAACAACTTACCATGGGTTACTCCACTAATGCCGATATTACAAGAATGGGTCACGTGAGCAGAGGATTTTCAGGCAAACGTTTGTTGGGTTACCCTGAAAGTCATGACAAAGACAGATTGGTTTATGAAGCAGTTACCTTCGGAAACGGAGGCGGAACAGCACCACCACTAAACAATTTGAATAATGCAGTGGCCAGAATGTCAGCCATTGGTGCATTATCTATTTTAGTTCCGGGACCAAAAATGATTTGGCATTTCGCAGAATTAGGCATGAATAATTCTATTTACACCTGTGAAAACGGAACTGTAAATTCGGAGAGCGATGTCACTACAGGAGATTGTAAATTAGCCACCAAACCACAACCTCAATGGGTAAACAATTGGTTGACAATGACTACCCCTAACAGACAACAAGTGTACAACGATTGGAAAAGGTTAATCCAAATGAAAATCGAAGAACAAGTCTTTGAAGGTGATTACGCCATTAGCCCTGACGGAAATAACATCAGACAAAGAATTTATGTTTATGACAATTCTTTACCGTCAACGCAATTGAAAAATGTAGTCATTATTGCCAATATGTCGGTGGCTGCTCAAAACATTAATCCAAGTTTCCCGTACACCGGAAATTGGTATAACCTAATGGATAATACTCCATATAATGTGACCAACACCACGGCAACAATCAACTTGCCGCCGGGAGGTTTCAGAGTATATGGTAATCAACCGGTTGCTTTGGCAGCTAATGATTTTGAAGTTGCAAATCAAGTGAGTTTGTATCCAAATCCAACTTCAGGAACTTTCAATATCAAAGGACAAGTAGCCAAAGTGGAAATCTATTCCATCACCGGACAAAGAGTTAAATCTTTTGAAAATATTTCCTCTGAAGACTATCAATTTGATATCAATGAATTAAACAGCGGCGTTTATTTAGTCAAAGCTATCGATGCCAATAATAATTCATCTACTATGAAATTGATCAAACAATAA
- a CDS encoding AsmA family protein — protein MKKPSKSIIVRILKITGITFGSIILLMFLMPILFPGKIAEEVKAFANKKLNGELDFKEANLSFFNHFPSLTLTLTDFSLKGSAPYQKETLVSANEVAFGIDLGSLIFDKSVTIDKIYVSNALINVKVNAKGEANYNVYISEEETTKKDTTGNTSLRLDKIAIEDSHLVYNDQSTKILIDANGFNYIGNGDLDQAIFDIYTEAEIEDFDFAYDGQQYLKNKKVKADLITKINTNSLAFVFQQNNLKINKLPVEFNGKFDFLSNGYDMDFNIKSEDSKLNDFFTALPPAYVTWLDKTKVKGSTDLSFTLKGKYIASKNQKPDVAFNMKIRDGLIEYKDAPFPVSNIFLNFDTKLPSLDTEKLRVNIDSIFFNVDKDYVKAIIKSEGLSTPNISARINSKIDLAQMDKALGLQNMDLRGVLNMDIKSNGVYDQKNGKIPVTNGKINFKNGYVKTDYYPNPIQNINVVATVLDQKGSLDDLKINITPASFEFEGKPIFVNAKLQNFENIKYDIKAKGELDLGKIYKVFSQKGLDLEGYVNADVAFKGAQDDAMNGRYDKLQNSGTLKLRNIKTTSEYLPKPFVIKDGTFVFNQDKMNFNDFIATYGQSDFKMNGYLQNVIDFVLTNKAILKGNFQLHSDYINVDEFMTQTKATTVSDTIKTAEPTVASGVVVIPSNFDLQFNATANKINLDGLAIDNLKGNMKINQGQLELKQSGFDLIGSNVKMDLVYGSQSTEKAFFDFKILAKEFDIKRAYNEVKMFREMATAAESAEGIVSLDYKVAGILDANMAPIYPSLTGKGTLSVKKVKMKGFKMFGAVSKKTGKDAIKNPDVTQVDIKTTIKNNIINIERFKFKVAGFRPRIEGQTSFDGKLNIKMRLGLPPFGIIGIPIKVTGTQDEPKVKLGKQTEDLQETEYEGEVPQPISAEPKPL, from the coding sequence ATGAAAAAACCGTCAAAGTCAATAATAGTCAGGATTTTAAAGATTACAGGAATTACTTTCGGGTCAATTATCCTGCTGATGTTTTTGATGCCAATTCTTTTTCCCGGAAAAATTGCCGAAGAAGTAAAAGCTTTCGCCAACAAAAAGCTGAATGGTGAATTAGACTTCAAAGAAGCCAATCTTTCTTTCTTCAACCACTTTCCGTCATTGACTTTAACCCTTACGGATTTCTCCCTAAAAGGTTCAGCGCCTTACCAAAAAGAAACCTTAGTTTCCGCCAATGAAGTGGCATTCGGAATCGATTTAGGGTCTCTTATTTTTGACAAAAGTGTCACCATTGATAAGATTTACGTCTCCAATGCTTTAATCAATGTAAAAGTCAATGCCAAAGGAGAAGCCAACTATAACGTCTATATTTCCGAAGAAGAAACCACTAAAAAAGATACCACCGGGAACACTTCGCTTCGTTTGGATAAAATTGCCATCGAAGACAGTCATTTGGTTTACAACGATCAATCGACTAAAATTTTAATTGATGCCAATGGCTTTAATTATATAGGAAACGGCGACTTAGACCAAGCCATTTTCGATATTTATACCGAAGCTGAAATCGAAGACTTTGATTTTGCTTATGATGGGCAACAATACCTCAAAAACAAAAAAGTAAAAGCCGATTTGATCACCAAAATCAACACCAATTCCCTGGCGTTTGTCTTCCAACAAAACAATTTAAAAATTAACAAACTTCCGGTAGAATTCAACGGGAAATTCGACTTCCTAAGCAATGGCTACGATATGGATTTCAATATCAAATCGGAAGACAGCAAACTCAACGATTTCTTTACTGCTTTGCCTCCGGCGTATGTCACTTGGCTCGATAAAACCAAAGTCAAAGGCAGTACCGATTTGTCCTTTACGTTAAAAGGAAAATACATCGCTTCTAAAAATCAAAAACCCGATGTGGCTTTCAATATGAAAATTCGTGACGGTTTGATTGAATACAAAGATGCACCGTTTCCGGTATCCAATATCTTCCTGAATTTCGACACCAAATTACCGTCATTAGATACCGAGAAATTAAGAGTCAACATCGATTCGATTTTCTTCAATGTCGATAAAGATTACGTCAAAGCCATTATTAAATCGGAAGGTTTGTCAACGCCGAATATCTCTGCCAGAATCAACTCCAAAATCGATTTAGCCCAAATGGACAAAGCACTGGGGTTGCAAAACATGGATTTACGCGGTGTTTTGAATATGGATATTAAATCGAATGGTGTTTACGACCAAAAAAACGGTAAGATTCCGGTAACCAATGGGAAAATCAATTTCAAAAACGGTTACGTAAAAACCGATTATTATCCGAATCCGATTCAGAACATCAATGTCGTCGCGACGGTTTTAGACCAAAAAGGCTCTCTCGATGACTTGAAAATCAATATTACGCCGGCTTCTTTTGAGTTCGAGGGCAAACCGATTTTTGTCAATGCCAAGTTACAGAATTTCGAAAATATCAAGTACGATATCAAAGCCAAAGGCGAATTAGATTTAGGCAAAATCTATAAAGTCTTTTCCCAAAAAGGATTAGACCTTGAAGGTTATGTCAACGCCGATGTTGCCTTCAAAGGTGCGCAAGATGACGCCATGAACGGAAGATATGACAAGTTGCAAAACAGCGGAACACTGAAGCTGAGAAATATTAAAACCACTTCGGAATATTTACCCAAACCATTTGTAATCAAAGACGGGACATTTGTGTTTAACCAAGACAAAATGAACTTTAATGATTTTATAGCGACCTATGGTCAATCCGATTTTAAAATGAATGGCTATTTGCAAAATGTAATCGATTTTGTGCTAACCAATAAAGCCATACTGAAAGGCAATTTCCAATTGCATTCGGATTATATCAATGTCGATGAATTCATGACACAAACCAAAGCGACAACGGTTTCTGATACTATCAAAACCGCAGAACCAACTGTAGCTTCAGGCGTAGTCGTTATTCCGTCTAATTTCGATTTGCAGTTCAATGCCACGGCGAATAAAATCAATTTGGATGGTTTGGCGATTGACAATCTCAAAGGCAACATGAAAATCAACCAAGGCCAATTGGAACTCAAACAATCCGGTTTTGATTTGATTGGTTCCAATGTTAAAATGGATTTGGTTTACGGTAGTCAATCCACAGAAAAAGCCTTTTTCGACTTTAAAATCCTCGCCAAAGAATTTGACATCAAACGCGCTTACAACGAAGTAAAAATGTTCCGCGAAATGGCTACTGCAGCCGAAAGTGCCGAAGGAATCGTTTCCTTAGACTATAAAGTAGCCGGAATTCTCGATGCGAATATGGCACCTATTTATCCATCTCTAACCGGAAAAGGAACCTTGTCTGTAAAGAAAGTCAAAATGAAAGGCTTTAAAATGTTTGGCGCCGTAAGCAAAAAGACAGGCAAAGACGCCATCAAAAACCCCGATGTTACTCAAGTGGATATCAAAACCACCATTAAAAATAACATCATCAATATTGAGCGTTTCAAGTTCAAAGTCGCGGGTTTTCGTCCGAGAATTGAAGGACAAACCAGTTTTGACGGGAAGTTGAATATCAAAATGCGTTTGGGTTTACCGCCATTCGGCATCATCGGTATTCCGATTAAAGTGACCGGAACGCAAGATGAACCCAAAGTGAAATTGGGCAAACAAACCGAAGACTTACAAGAAACCGAATACGAAGGCGAAGTACCGCAACCCATTTCAGCCGAGCCTAAACCGTTGTAA
- a CDS encoding hydroxymethylglutaryl-CoA reductase, degradative, whose product MNNAVAGFSKLSKEEKINWIAQEYFSNPTEAITTIKQYWNNDAQLQQLHDEFIENTITNFYLPMGIAPNFLINGKYYSVPMVIEESSVVAAAAKSAKFWSTRGGFKATVLNTEKIGQVHFLFPGETAKLKAFFNAVKPTLIDSTESITKNMQKRGGGILGLELRDKTSELDNYYQLHATFETKDSMGANFINSCLEQLAKTLKEAAQNHADFNEAEKNITVVMSILSNYVPNCIVRAEVSCPVEELAEKKIENPQEFAEKFVQAVRIAEIEPFRAVTHNKGIMNGVDAVVLATGNDFRAVEAGVHAYASRNGQYSSLSHAQIENGIFTFWMEIPLALGTVGGLTSLHPLVKMALEILGKPSAQELMQVVAVTGLAQNFAALRSLTTTGIQEGHMKMHLNNILNQYQATAEERKVIAKHFEKNTVTHASVVEMIEHLRK is encoded by the coding sequence ATGAATAATGCAGTTGCCGGTTTTTCCAAATTGTCCAAAGAAGAAAAAATCAATTGGATTGCCCAAGAGTATTTCAGTAATCCGACAGAAGCGATTACTACCATCAAACAATATTGGAACAACGATGCCCAATTGCAACAATTGCATGACGAATTCATAGAAAACACTATTACCAATTTCTATTTGCCGATGGGTATTGCTCCCAATTTCCTCATCAACGGAAAATATTATTCGGTGCCAATGGTCATTGAGGAAAGTTCTGTTGTAGCTGCGGCAGCCAAATCGGCTAAGTTTTGGAGCACACGCGGCGGATTCAAAGCCACCGTTTTGAATACGGAGAAGATTGGACAAGTTCACTTTTTGTTCCCGGGCGAAACGGCTAAACTGAAAGCCTTTTTTAATGCTGTAAAGCCTACATTAATCGATTCGACCGAAAGTATTACCAAGAACATGCAAAAGCGTGGCGGTGGTATTTTAGGATTGGAACTTCGAGATAAAACTTCCGAGTTAGACAATTATTACCAACTCCATGCCACCTTTGAAACCAAAGACAGTATGGGAGCGAATTTCATCAATTCGTGTTTGGAGCAATTGGCTAAAACGTTAAAAGAAGCAGCACAAAACCATGCCGACTTTAACGAAGCAGAAAAGAACATTACGGTTGTCATGAGTATCTTGTCAAACTATGTTCCGAATTGTATAGTACGTGCCGAAGTTTCTTGCCCGGTAGAAGAATTAGCCGAAAAGAAAATCGAAAACCCACAAGAGTTTGCCGAGAAGTTTGTGCAAGCTGTTCGTATCGCCGAAATTGAACCTTTCCGTGCCGTTACGCACAACAAAGGCATCATGAATGGTGTTGATGCCGTAGTCTTGGCCACCGGAAATGATTTCCGCGCCGTAGAAGCCGGAGTACATGCCTATGCTTCCCGCAACGGACAATATTCGAGCTTGTCTCATGCTCAAATTGAAAACGGTATTTTCACTTTTTGGATGGAAATTCCTTTGGCTTTAGGAACCGTTGGCGGATTGACTTCCTTACATCCGTTGGTTAAAATGGCTCTGGAAATCTTAGGCAAACCTTCTGCACAAGAATTGATGCAAGTTGTCGCCGTTACAGGATTGGCACAAAATTTTGCGGCTTTGCGTTCGCTTACCACAACCGGAATTCAAGAAGGTCACATGAAAATGCACTTAAACAATATTCTCAATCAATACCAAGCAACTGCCGAAGAGCGAAAAGTAATTGCCAAACATTTCGAAAAGAATACGGTTACTCATGCCTCTGTGGTGGAGATGATTGAGCATTTAAGAAAATAA
- a CDS encoding GYDIA family GHMP kinase, producing MKQTFYSNGKLLITGEYLVLDGAKAFALPTKYGQNLTIEAGESNTIQWTSFDSDGSVWFEDTISFDAIVRKQRHEDTKSIKNTLIEILHEAYLMNSDFISTSKGYKITTELTFPKSWGLGTSSTLINNVAQWLQIDAYELLKRSFGGSGYDIACAQNDSGILYQIVDEKPLVEIVDFKPDFTGKIFFVYLNKKQNSRNAIASYYSNQVDIRKTIPVINEITKTVIDAEEPKTFALALAQHEIALSNILELPTVKETLFHDFDGVIKSLGAWGGDFVLSISKENPTDYFKAKGFDVVIPYQEMIL from the coding sequence ATGAAACAAACTTTTTATAGTAACGGGAAATTGCTAATCACCGGAGAATATTTGGTTCTCGACGGTGCTAAAGCTTTTGCATTGCCTACCAAATACGGTCAAAATTTAACTATTGAAGCCGGTGAAAGCAATACCATTCAATGGACAAGTTTTGACAGCGATGGTAGTGTTTGGTTTGAAGATACTATTTCGTTTGACGCCATAGTCAGAAAGCAACGCCATGAAGATACTAAAAGCATTAAAAATACTTTAATCGAAATTTTACACGAAGCGTATTTGATGAATTCCGATTTTATTTCGACTTCAAAAGGATACAAAATCACGACCGAATTGACTTTTCCAAAATCATGGGGTTTAGGAACTTCTTCTACACTAATCAACAATGTGGCTCAGTGGTTGCAAATTGATGCCTATGAGCTGCTTAAAAGAAGTTTTGGCGGGAGTGGCTACGATATTGCTTGCGCCCAAAATGATTCGGGGATTTTATACCAAATTGTTGATGAAAAACCTTTGGTAGAGATAGTAGATTTCAAACCTGATTTTACGGGTAAAATTTTCTTTGTTTATTTGAATAAAAAGCAGAATAGCAGAAATGCAATAGCGTCATACTATAGTAATCAAGTTGACATTCGTAAAACAATTCCGGTGATAAATGAAATTACTAAAACAGTGATTGATGCCGAAGAACCAAAAACATTCGCATTGGCTTTGGCCCAACACGAGATAGCCTTGAGCAATATTTTAGAATTACCGACGGTTAAAGAAACGCTATTTCATGATTTTGACGGCGTGATAAAAAGTCTCGGCGCTTGGGGGGGCGATTTTGTGCTGAGTATCTCCAAAGAAAATCCAACGGATTATTTTAAAGCAAAAGGATTTGATGTTGTCATACCGTACCAAGAAATGATCTTATAA